The genomic region GGCGGCAGCTGGTGGCGGGCGGCTGGGCGTTGAAGTCCCCGCAGAGGATCTTGGGACCGGGCAAGGCGCGCATCACGGGGAGCAAGGCGTCGTCCTGCCCGCGCCGCATCGCCGCGAATCGGCGCGCATAAGCATCGAGGGGAATGCAGGCATGGATCAGATGGCGCTCCAGCTCCGACGGCAGCAGATGCACGGCGACCACGGTGCAGGGGCGTCCGCCGATGTCCACGGATACGCAGAGCGCGGGCCGAGTCGCCTGCCCCGGCGGCAGCGGCGCTTCGGCGAGCTTGCGGACGGGCCAGCGCGACGCGACGATGATCTCGCCCGCGCGCACGAAATGATACTCCGGCAAGTCCGCGATCAGCCCCGCGCCCTGCGGCCCCGAAACGTAGAAGTAATCCCCCGCCTCCTGAAAACAGACGATATCCGGATGCTGCGCCCGCACCCCGCGCGCTACGGCGTCCGGCCCATGCGACCACTTCTCCACATTCCAGGTCATCACCCGCACGGCCCGTCCGCGCGCCGGCGGCGTCGACCAGCGCCAGTGGAGACCCATCAGCGGCCCGGCGGCCAGCAGCAAAGCGGCGCCGTTAAGGGCAATCAGCCGGCGATTGCGCGTGATCCCGGAAGCGACTAATAAAACGAGGGAAGGGAAGGCATACACAATCGGCGGCAGGCTGACGGCGAGCGCGACCGGCCAGTACGCCTCATCTCCATCATGAAAGACAATCGCGATCAAAAGGAGACACGCGAGCGATAAGACGCTCAATCCCCCAAGAACCGTTCGTCCAGATCTCTTCGAAAGCGGCATATGAGTGGCTCAGTTCGCACAGCGGCGCCGCAGTTTCCGGCCACTGTGTTCTGCTATGGATACCGAGCAAGCAGTGTGCGGGGTTCCATGGAACGAATTTGGAAACATATTTGTGTTATAGTAGGATTAACCGATCGAAGACCGCTGGCCCACTGGGGCTTTTTCGGCTAATCGCAAAGTAGCGTGGAAAAGGTAATTCCGTGTTGATCCCGATCTGCGCCGCCAGTGTGGAATCCGCCCATTGCTTAGACTTCTGCCCTGTGGAATTTCCACAGGGCAGAAGTCTAAGCTACTCGTTTTTAGCAATCAGGAGTATCATGCCAAGTTGACCAGTCATCGTCAACAAATCATAGTATTCCGTCTCAGGCGCAGCGCTCGGAAATTTGTGCAATAATGCCTCAGGAACGACAGTAAGCGTTTCTTCAACCATTTGGTTGAAGAACTGTATGGTATTATTTGTCACATGGGTTTCCCCAAAGCCCGATTGAACTAATACTTTGACATCTGCATGGATTTGCTCGGCACATTTGACCAATAGGTCATACTTCTTACTCGATTCATGCTTCATTTTTTACCTCACTGCTTCTACGGCGGCGCATCTACTTTATCTTACCTTGAATCGGACGAGTAAGCAAAAGTAGCAGGTGTTAGGCTACAATCCGTTTATCTGAAGCTCAGCAGCAACTGTCGATGGGATCACGTTGAGGACATAGAATCTATGTCCTCACTGGAGAGATGCTGGTCGGTGCTCACTACCATAATAGATTTAAATCCGACGATCTAGCGAATGGACACTTAAATCTCAGTTAAAATGCTCAGTTCTCCTAAGATAGCGAAGCCATAACATCCTCAGACAACCTTCTAATGTTCGTCCGCCATCACGAGGATTTTATACTAGTAAAGCTAATCTCTTCAAATCGGATTAGATCGCCGATTCGAGATTGCCATTTTCATTAGGATGCATAAATTTTTCGAATAACAATTTCCATCGCAGGAGTGTCTGAGTGTCTGCTTCATAAGGATTTTTGTCAGCCAGTATACGTAACTTTACCCTCTTAGCGAGATCAACTTTCCATCCAAGAGGTAATTGAATATTATGCTGTTTTGCATATGCTTCTATCTGGGGAATTATGGGCTCGCCTTTTTTTGCACTAGCAGAAAAATCTTCGTCTTGGTGACCTCTTAGAAGTCGGTCAACGATAGGCGCAATCAAATCTATAGAAAATAAATCTTCGATTTCAGCGCCAGCCACGCCTATAATGTCACTGACCATAATTACGCGCTCACTCTGGCCCTGGTATGCGTGGCTTTTTAAATTTTTAGCCATATCCTCTCCAGGTTTGTCGGAGTCAAGCAAAATATATGGCAGTACCTCCGTCTTAGCTGCAAGGATTGGCATCACTGCACTTACTCCTCTAACTCCTCCAGAAGGAACGAAAACAGTCTCGCGGTTCGGAGTAAATTGTCCTTTACGAATAAGATATGTTTTTATTGCGCTTAAAAAGACTTGATCTGAAGGACCTTCAACAATTATAGGTTGGCATCCTTCGAGCATAGTTTCAGATACACTTAGGCCAACAGCCGCATTGACGGGATAAATGGAGTTAGACTGAGCCTTATTACCTACACCTGCGCGCAGATCGGAAGAAACCACTGTTGCGCCATTTTCATCAACATATACGGCTTTAACACGATCCAAATGATCAGAATCAACTAGAAATGGTGAATGAGCAGTGTACAAAATCTGGTTATTAAGTGACAAATTATCAAAAAACTTCGACAAATCTCGCTGTGCTAAAGGGTGTAACGATTGACCTGGTTCATCTAAAAGCAGAATAGCATCTTTATGATCATCAGCACTCTCAACTAAAAATGTCAAATAAAAACTTAAGAACCATTGTAATCCTGTACTTCGACCTTCCAATTCAATCTCTTCTGGTCTTTTATCGTCAGATACCCATATTCTAAAATGATCCCCATCAGCATCAAAGCGAAAGCGATATTCTCCTTGTCGCCACCAATCTCTGAATTTGGCTGTTAAATCGGCTGAAGCTGAAGTCAATAATACCTCACGCTCTTTCTTCTTTGCTGCAATCTCTCTAATTTCTTCGTCGGATGGAGCAGGACTTCTAGTTTCAGAAAGCGCTTGGTTAGCCTGATTTACAGTCTTGGTGATTATTACAGGAGAATCTCTCCCCAATTCTAATATTTCCTTAGGTTGCAATTTAACAAATTCGAACAAAACTTTTAATGTCCGAGCCTTAGCCTCTTCGCGACTGCCTAAGTCATCTCGTTGCATATTGTCAAGAACATGAGGTAGATAGATTTCTGAATCTAAATTCCCATAATTCGAATAATATACAAATGTCGGCATATTTTTACGAACTAAATCGCGTGCTTGAACATTAGAACTGGGCGTCGGTTTACTAACACGCACCACCATCTCGTTCATTGCATCTACTACTAAGCCAAAACGAGGTACAATCATCGAACGCTTTAGACCATCATCTAGGTCAACTGTATTGAGGCGTTCTGCGTAACTCTTCAGGACCATAGATGTTATACTGGCGATGCCTCTAGAGATTTCTGCAATCAATGTGTCCAAAGTAGAAAGCATGGAGGCTTTTAAGACTTCTTCTGATTTACCGACCTCGATTGCACTTATATCGTCACGGGCATCGCTAATTAAAGAATAGACCTCTTTTTTTTCCAAGAAATGAATGGAAGCGGCATTAGGAAAGCCAACTGTGTAACCACCAGCGAAATCACGCGTTACTTTAGCTATACGGATATGATCGACGGGGACTTCTGCTAAAGACGCAATCTGTTTTACCAAATTGTCATCTAATTCAAACAAAGCCTCAATGAAAACGGGCTTTTTGTCCATATTTCGAATGTCATTAAAGCGCTTTCGAGGATAATCAGCAAGAGGATTGATTTCTCCCCCTTTTGCAGGATTTAGCTTCCATAGCGGAGTGAGTAAGTTAGTTTTTCCACTTTCGTTAGTGCCAATGAGAGCGGTGACGTTTTCAGTCTCAATCCATCCACTATCAACGACCGACCGAAAGTTTTGGACTCGGAATTTCGTCAGTTTCAATTGAGTAATCCTTAAATCATAATTATTAGCAAATCCGAATAGCAAGTTCTGTACCAAATTTATTTTACCACTTTGCAGCAACAAATTTGGTACGACTACAAATTCTATTGTGATTTAATATTCTCCAGGAATCACGAGCTTCTCAGCCAGCTCAGGATCAGAGAATTTCTCCCGCACAACCT from Capsulimonas corticalis harbors:
- a CDS encoding AAA family ATPase, giving the protein MKLTKFRVQNFRSVVDSGWIETENVTALIGTNESGKTNLLTPLWKLNPAKGGEINPLADYPRKRFNDIRNMDKKPVFIEALFELDDNLVKQIASLAEVPVDHIRIAKVTRDFAGGYTVGFPNAASIHFLEKKEVYSLISDARDDISAIEVGKSEEVLKASMLSTLDTLIAEISRGIASITSMVLKSYAERLNTVDLDDGLKRSMIVPRFGLVVDAMNEMVVRVSKPTPSSNVQARDLVRKNMPTFVYYSNYGNLDSEIYLPHVLDNMQRDDLGSREEAKARTLKVLFEFVKLQPKEILELGRDSPVIITKTVNQANQALSETRSPAPSDEEIREIAAKKKEREVLLTSASADLTAKFRDWWRQGEYRFRFDADGDHFRIWVSDDKRPEEIELEGRSTGLQWFLSFYLTFLVESADDHKDAILLLDEPGQSLHPLAQRDLSKFFDNLSLNNQILYTAHSPFLVDSDHLDRVKAVYVDENGATVVSSDLRAGVGNKAQSNSIYPVNAAVGLSVSETMLEGCQPIIVEGPSDQVFLSAIKTYLIRKGQFTPNRETVFVPSGGVRGVSAVMPILAAKTEVLPYILLDSDKPGEDMAKNLKSHAYQGQSERVIMVSDIIGVAGAEIEDLFSIDLIAPIVDRLLRGHQDEDFSASAKKGEPIIPQIEAYAKQHNIQLPLGWKVDLAKRVKLRILADKNPYEADTQTLLRWKLLFEKFMHPNENGNLESAI
- a CDS encoding endonuclease/exonuclease/phosphatase family protein encodes the protein MPLSKRSGRTVLGGLSVLSLACLLLIAIVFHDGDEAYWPVALAVSLPPIVYAFPSLVLLVASGITRNRRLIALNGAALLLAAGPLMGLHWRWSTPPARGRAVRVMTWNVEKWSHGPDAVARGVRAQHPDIVCFQEAGDYFYVSGPQGAGLIADLPEYHFVRAGEIIVASRWPVRKLAEAPLPPGQATRPALCVSVDIGGRPCTVVAVHLLPSELERHLIHACIPLDAYARRFAAMRRGQDDALLPVMRALPGPKILCGDFNAQPPATSCRRLTDIYPDAFEAAGRGYGYTLKATTPVERIDHILTSRDLTVRNCWVPSLIASDHRAVVADVTLPTPRSF